In Mustelus asterias chromosome 30, sMusAst1.hap1.1, whole genome shotgun sequence, a genomic segment contains:
- the LOC144480815 gene encoding uncharacterized protein LOC144480815 — protein MWNRLIIERTLAPWRDHGSVGTVGRDSSAHLHWTHWRIHTGERPFTCSVCRKGFSISTTLLRHQRVHSGERPFTCSVCEKGFTQLSSLLTHQRVHTGERPFACSDCGKGFSDRSTLWRHQRVHSGERPFTCFVCGKGFSHSSTLQTHRVTHTNERPFKCSDCERSFKSSQTLMGHQRIHTEDRPFSCSYCVKRFRTSSQLLIHQRVHTGESPCVREGFQSFIHPVGTPASSHWGEAIHLLCVREGIYSDLQSAHTPASSHWGEAVQLL, from the coding sequence ATGTGGAATCGACTGATTATCGaaaggacactggcaccatggagagaCCATGGaagtgtggggactgtgggaagggattccagtGCCCATCTGCACTGGACACACTGGcgaattcatactggggagaggccgttcacctgctccgtgtgtaggaagggattcagtatatcaaccaccctgctgagacaccagcgagttcactctggggagaggccgttcacctgctctgtgtgtgagaaaggattcactcagttatccagcctgctgacgcaccagcgagttcacaccggggagagacctttcgcctgctcagactgtgggaaaggattcagtgatcGTTCCACCCtgtggaggcaccagcgagttcactctggggagaggccgttcacctgctttgtgtgtgggaaaggattcagtcattcatccaccctgcagacacaccgtgtcacccacacgaatgagagaccgtttaaatgctctgactgtgagcgtagcttcaaaagctctcagactCTGATgggccaccagcgcattcacactgaggacagaccgttcagctgctcttacTGCgtgaagagatttagaacatcatcccaactgctaatacaccagcgagttcacactggggagtcaccctgtgtgcgggaagggtttcagtcattcatccaccctgttggcacaccagcgagttcacactggggagaggccattcacctgctctgtgtgcgggaagggatttactcagatctccaatctgctcacacaccagcgagttcacactggggagaggccgttcagctgctctga